The proteins below are encoded in one region of Scomber japonicus isolate fScoJap1 chromosome 2, fScoJap1.pri, whole genome shotgun sequence:
- the rasal3 gene encoding ras GTPase-activating protein nGAP isoform X1, giving the protein MGTEEKDSEQAAQQPLKDQGSPEKENEAPAEHPPGQASETTDPLNTYKWHTGSKGTLNEVKEEREEGPSSSTSTMDRFQKASTTKWNKMQNWRKALSEDTADKNSTAKNGEATKSDKSATSSRKNPFRRALSEPPGSLFAARSTSSSSANMSQAAPSSAAAEASGVSPTDPSQRGGGGALFKKYLKTVSQKLKRPKLQSRNSTPSLLPELDEVQPVHATLSELPRLQWLPPQEVPLWDISNCLLEDGQILIPPEEEPTLWTRNRCLSNVSAQNSIDIDTECSPDHVGLAGGFRSKTQDGGVRARIKRQFDKAKKNSTTQLNTIGLKGNRHYGSRESVSIPVGALGSLNLSADTSTVIRPVHSSILGEKYCFEVINSENTHCFGCSSAAERDRWIEDLRRAAQPNKDNIERTENSLSLWVNEAKDLLPKRRYYCEVHLDGTLFARTSSRSVGKVPNRSSLAGDISTGSSGGQGGSGGVAGGCQLFWGEFFELDNLPCVSQITLHLFREEDPKKKRHSRDETSLHPLGSVAIPLAEIRGRTYQEKWYPITPYKATGTAGKELLGQQASLRIKARFQNLQVLPMEKYKEFAEYVTLDYVEMCRGLEPLLNVKEKEELAGALVHVLQSIGKAKEFLIDLGGAEVQRLGENEALIFRENTLATKAIDEYMKLVGQKYLIDTLGDFINRLYTIMESCEVDPRKCQPSDLSNNQKHMRETCEEVVQKIIKFHGAFPEELHKIFSSWVELCEDQGRPEIGQRLISASLFLRFLCPAILSPSLFGLTQPYPEPNTLRTLTLTAKVIQNLANFTLFGDKEEYMLFMNEFLEQHWDGMRGFLQTVSNPDTDITMTSFDGYVDLPLRLAVLHGLLVDIIYQKNQDTIDKLHPLPSILNQITESLGPEAQRIIVKNETGQIKPIYVPPKDLSKYSPLQSSLQQLPQDSKGLRDGDGRQRRSMRERKPVSRTQSAPHRRPGQTKHALKRQISSETLPTAENEPETQTETETETNQPLISSPKTSESIKRPPAPVPWIKDIHNREPSEMKTENEQFSLLDRHAQELSELRLGIEQVTERELDMAKRLEDFIIQSQDQNAMLQTEVNELRNLLAMREEQLASATFRLGVIEEEREEDERKLGVAIAAAERMNVLEEQFAGLMNELHQLSEAHNSGQNNIQNPERPHMNSN; this is encoded by the exons ATGGGTACTGAGGAAAAAGATTCTGAGCAAGCTGCTCAACAACCACTGAAGGATCAAGGATCACCAGAAAAGGAAAATGAAGCTCCAGCAGAGCATCCTCCAGGACAAGCATCCGAGACCACTGACCCTCTCAACACATACAAATGGCATACCGGCTCGAAGGGAACGCTTAATGAggtgaaagaagaaagagaagaagggccGTCTTCTTCAACGTCTACAATGGATAGATTTCAGAAGGCCTCAACCACCAAATGGAACAAGATGCAAAACTGGCGTAAGGCCCTGAGTGAAGACACTGCAGACAAAAATTCAACTGCTAAAAATGGAGAGGCAACCAAGTCGGATAAGAGTGCCACATCATCCCGAAAGAACCCCTTCAGAAGGGCCCTGTCCGAGCCTCCTGGGTCACTGTTTGCAGCCCGGTCCACCTCCTCCAGCTCTGCCAACATGTCTCAGGCAGCTCCATCGTCAGCTGCTGCCGAGGCCTCAGGGGTCTCCCCCACAGACCCTTCTCAgcgaggaggtggaggagcacTCTTTAAAAAGTACCTGAAGACGGTGTCCCAGAAGCTCAAAAGGCCCAAGCTTCAGAGCCGGAACAGCACCCCTTCATTACTGCCAG AATTGGATGAGGTTCAACCTGTACATGCAACCCTCTCTGAACTTCCAAGACTACAATGGTTACCACCTCAGGAGGTTCCCTTATGGGACATAAGCAACTGTCTTCTTGAAGATGGACAAATTCTCATTCCCCCAGAGGAAGAG CCAACATTGTGGACCCGAAACCGGTGCCTGTCCAACGTCAGCGCGCAGAACTCCATAGATATTGACACAG AATGTAGCCCTGACCATGTGGGCCTGGCCGGAGGCTTTCGATCAAAGACCCAAGATGGCGGTGTGAGG GCACGGATCAAGCGACAATTTGACAAGGCAAAGAAGAATAGCACCACTCAACTGAATACCATTGGACTAAAAGGAAACAG GCACTATGGCTCCCGGGAGTCTGTGTCAATTCCCGTCGGTGCACTAGGAAGTCTGAATCTGAGTGCAGACACCAGCACTGTCATCAGACCGGTCCACAGCTCTATTTTGGGGGAAAAATACTGCTTTGAG GTGATAAACTCTGAGAACACACACTGCTTTGGCTGCTCCTCAGCTGCAGAGCGCGACCGTTGGATTGAAGACCTTAGACGGGCTGCCCAGCCTAACAAG GATAATATTGAGCGCACAGAAAACTCGTTAAGTCTGTGGGTAAATGAAGCTAAGGATCTGCTACCCAAACGGCGTTATTACTGTGAGGTACACCTAGACGGGACCCTATTTGCCCGCACTAGCAGCCGATCTGTTGGCAAGGTACCTAACCGCTCCAGCCTGGCAGGGGACATCTCTACTGGGTCTTCAGGAGGTCAGGGGGGCAGTGGAGGTGTGGCTGGAGGGTGTCAGCTGTTCTGGGGTGAATTCTTTGAGCTAGACAACCTGCCCTGCGTCTCCCAAATCACCCTGCACCTCTTCCGCGAAGAGGACCCCAAAAAAAAGCGTCACTCCCGAGACGAGACCAGTCTGCATCCACTGGGCAGCGTGGCCATACCATTAGCTGAGATCAGAGGTAGGACCTATCAGGAAAAATGGTATCCCATCACTCCATACAAGGCCACTGGCACAGCTGGGAAAGAACTTCTGGGCCAACAGGCTTCCCTTCGCATCAAGGCCCGTTTTCAGAATCTGCAGGTGTTGCCCATGGAGAAATACAAGGAGTTTGCAGAGTATGTGACATTGGATTATGTGGAAATGTGCAGAGGTCTGGAGCCACTTCTCAAtgtgaaggagaaggaagagctAGCAGGAGCTCTGGTTCATGTGCTGCAGAGTATCGGCAAGGCCAAA GAGTTCCTCATTGATTTGGGTGGTGCAGAGGTGCAGCGTCTTGGAGAGAATGAAGCACTGATCTTCAGAGAGAACACACTTGCCACTAAAGCCATAGATGAATATATGAAACTGGTTGGACAGAAATACCTCATTGATACACTAG GGGACTTCATCAACCGTCTTTATACGATAATGGAGAGCTGTGAAGTTGACCCTCGTAAATGCCAACCCTCTGACCTCTCAAACAACCAGAAGCACATGAGGGAAACCTGTGAGGAAGTGGTGCAGAAAATTATTAAATTCCATGG agcCTTTCCTGAAGAATTACACAAGATCTTCTCCAGCTGGGTGGAGCTGTGTGAAGACCAGGGCAGACCAGAGATTGGCCAACGTCTCATCTCTGCTTCCCTCTTCCTCCGCTTCCTGTGCCCTGCTATCCTCAGTCCTTCTCTTTTTGGTCTGACACAGCCTTATCCAGAGCCAAACACCTTGCGTACCCTCACTTTAACTGCCAAAGTCATTCAAAATCTGGCCAACTTCACCCT GTTCGGAGACAAAGAGGAGTACATGCTCTTTATGAACGAATTCTTGGAGCAGCACTGGGATGGAATGAGGGGCTTTTTACAAACTGTCTCCAATCCAGACACAGACATCACAATGACTTCCTTTGATGGCTATGTGGATCTGCCTCTGCGCTTGGCTGTGCTACATGGCCTGCTGGTAGACATCATCTATCAGAAGAACCAG GATACGATTGACAAGCTGCACCCACTGCCTTCAATTCTGAACCAGATAACAGAGTCACTGGGCCCTGAAGCACAACGGATCATAGTTAAAAA TGAAACAGGACAAATCAAGCCAATCTATGTCCCTCCTAAAGACTTGAGCAAATACAGCCCTCTCCAATCATCCCTCCAGCAACTTCCTCAGGACTCCAAAGGCCTACGAGATGG GGATGGCAGACAACGGAGAAGTATGAGAGAAAGGAAGCCTGTCTCCAGAACTCAGAGTGCCCCACACAGACGTCCTGGTCAAACAAAACATGCTCTGAAGAGGCAGATAAGTTCTGAAACTCTGCCAACAGCTGAAAATGAACCTGAGACtcagactgagactgagactgagaccAACCAACCACTTATCTCATCACCAAAAACT AGTGAGAGTATTAAACGTCCACCTGCACCAGTTCCCTGGATCAAAGACATACACAACAGGGAGCCCAGTGAGATGAAGACTGAGAATGAACAATTCAGCTTACTAGATAGG CATGCTCAGGAACTGTCAGAGCTTCGTCTGGGGATAGAGCAGGTGACGGAGCGTGAGCTGGATATGGCAAAGCGGCTTGAAGATTTCATTATTCAAAGCCAGGACCAGAATGCAATGCTGCAGACTGAGGTGAACGAGCTTCGGAATCTGCTTGCTATGCGAGAAGAGCAACTCGCCAGCGCCACCTTCAG GTTGGGTGTGattgaggaggagagggaggaggatgagaggaaactGGGTGTTGCCATTGCAGCAGCTGAGCGAATGAACGTACTg GAGGAGCAGTTTGCAGGCTTGATGAATGAACTTCACCAGCTCAGTGAGGCCCACAACAGTGGCCAAAACAACATACAGAATCCTGAAAGGCCACACATGAACAGCAACTAA
- the rasal3 gene encoding ras GTPase-activating protein nGAP isoform X2, with protein sequence MGTEEKDSEQAAQQPLKDQGSPEKENEAPAEHPPGQASETTDPLNTYKWHTGSKGTLNEVKEEREEGPSSSTSTMDRFQKASTTKWNKMQNWRKALSEDTADKNSTAKNGEATKSDKSATSSRKNPFRRALSEPPGSLFAARSTSSSSANMSQAAPSSAAAEASGVSPTDPSQRGGGGALFKKYLKTVSQKLKRPKLQSRNSTPSLLPELDEVQPVHATLSELPRLQWLPPQEVPLWDISNCLLEDGQILIPPEEEPTLWTRNRCLSNVSAQNSIDIDTECSPDHVGLAGGFRSKTQDGGVRARIKRQFDKAKKNSTTQLNTIGLKGNRHYGSRESVSIPVGALGSLNLSADTSTVIRPVHSSILGEKYCFEVINSENTHCFGCSSAAERDRWIEDLRRAAQPNKDNIERTENSLSLWVNEAKDLLPKRRYYCEVHLDGTLFARTSSRSVGKVPNRSSLAGDISTGSSGGQGGSGGVAGGCQLFWGEFFELDNLPCVSQITLHLFREEDPKKKRHSRDETSLHPLGSVAIPLAEIRGRTYQEKWYPITPYKATGTAGKELLGQQASLRIKARFQNLQVLPMEKYKEFAEYVTLDYVEMCRGLEPLLNVKEKEELAGALVHVLQSIGKAKEFLIDLGGAEVQRLGENEALIFRENTLATKAIDEYMKLVGQKYLIDTLGDFINRLYTIMESCEVDPRKCQPSDLSNNQKHMRETCEEVVQKIIKFHGAFPEELHKIFSSWVELCEDQGRPEIGQRLISASLFLRFLCPAILSPSLFGLTQPYPEPNTLRTLTLTAKVIQNLANFTLFGDKEEYMLFMNEFLEQHWDGMRGFLQTVSNPDTDITMTSFDGYVDLPLRLAVLHGLLVDIIYQKNQDTIDKLHPLPSILNQITESLGPEAQRIIVKNETGQIKPIYVPPKDLSKYSPLQSSLQQLPQDSKGLRDGYDVSMRERKPVSRTQSAPHRRPGQTKHALKRQISSETLPTAENEPETQTETETETNQPLISSPKTSESIKRPPAPVPWIKDIHNREPSEMKTENEQFSLLDRHAQELSELRLGIEQVTERELDMAKRLEDFIIQSQDQNAMLQTEVNELRNLLAMREEQLASATFRLGVIEEEREEDERKLGVAIAAAERMNVLEEQFAGLMNELHQLSEAHNSGQNNIQNPERPHMNSN encoded by the exons ATGGGTACTGAGGAAAAAGATTCTGAGCAAGCTGCTCAACAACCACTGAAGGATCAAGGATCACCAGAAAAGGAAAATGAAGCTCCAGCAGAGCATCCTCCAGGACAAGCATCCGAGACCACTGACCCTCTCAACACATACAAATGGCATACCGGCTCGAAGGGAACGCTTAATGAggtgaaagaagaaagagaagaagggccGTCTTCTTCAACGTCTACAATGGATAGATTTCAGAAGGCCTCAACCACCAAATGGAACAAGATGCAAAACTGGCGTAAGGCCCTGAGTGAAGACACTGCAGACAAAAATTCAACTGCTAAAAATGGAGAGGCAACCAAGTCGGATAAGAGTGCCACATCATCCCGAAAGAACCCCTTCAGAAGGGCCCTGTCCGAGCCTCCTGGGTCACTGTTTGCAGCCCGGTCCACCTCCTCCAGCTCTGCCAACATGTCTCAGGCAGCTCCATCGTCAGCTGCTGCCGAGGCCTCAGGGGTCTCCCCCACAGACCCTTCTCAgcgaggaggtggaggagcacTCTTTAAAAAGTACCTGAAGACGGTGTCCCAGAAGCTCAAAAGGCCCAAGCTTCAGAGCCGGAACAGCACCCCTTCATTACTGCCAG AATTGGATGAGGTTCAACCTGTACATGCAACCCTCTCTGAACTTCCAAGACTACAATGGTTACCACCTCAGGAGGTTCCCTTATGGGACATAAGCAACTGTCTTCTTGAAGATGGACAAATTCTCATTCCCCCAGAGGAAGAG CCAACATTGTGGACCCGAAACCGGTGCCTGTCCAACGTCAGCGCGCAGAACTCCATAGATATTGACACAG AATGTAGCCCTGACCATGTGGGCCTGGCCGGAGGCTTTCGATCAAAGACCCAAGATGGCGGTGTGAGG GCACGGATCAAGCGACAATTTGACAAGGCAAAGAAGAATAGCACCACTCAACTGAATACCATTGGACTAAAAGGAAACAG GCACTATGGCTCCCGGGAGTCTGTGTCAATTCCCGTCGGTGCACTAGGAAGTCTGAATCTGAGTGCAGACACCAGCACTGTCATCAGACCGGTCCACAGCTCTATTTTGGGGGAAAAATACTGCTTTGAG GTGATAAACTCTGAGAACACACACTGCTTTGGCTGCTCCTCAGCTGCAGAGCGCGACCGTTGGATTGAAGACCTTAGACGGGCTGCCCAGCCTAACAAG GATAATATTGAGCGCACAGAAAACTCGTTAAGTCTGTGGGTAAATGAAGCTAAGGATCTGCTACCCAAACGGCGTTATTACTGTGAGGTACACCTAGACGGGACCCTATTTGCCCGCACTAGCAGCCGATCTGTTGGCAAGGTACCTAACCGCTCCAGCCTGGCAGGGGACATCTCTACTGGGTCTTCAGGAGGTCAGGGGGGCAGTGGAGGTGTGGCTGGAGGGTGTCAGCTGTTCTGGGGTGAATTCTTTGAGCTAGACAACCTGCCCTGCGTCTCCCAAATCACCCTGCACCTCTTCCGCGAAGAGGACCCCAAAAAAAAGCGTCACTCCCGAGACGAGACCAGTCTGCATCCACTGGGCAGCGTGGCCATACCATTAGCTGAGATCAGAGGTAGGACCTATCAGGAAAAATGGTATCCCATCACTCCATACAAGGCCACTGGCACAGCTGGGAAAGAACTTCTGGGCCAACAGGCTTCCCTTCGCATCAAGGCCCGTTTTCAGAATCTGCAGGTGTTGCCCATGGAGAAATACAAGGAGTTTGCAGAGTATGTGACATTGGATTATGTGGAAATGTGCAGAGGTCTGGAGCCACTTCTCAAtgtgaaggagaaggaagagctAGCAGGAGCTCTGGTTCATGTGCTGCAGAGTATCGGCAAGGCCAAA GAGTTCCTCATTGATTTGGGTGGTGCAGAGGTGCAGCGTCTTGGAGAGAATGAAGCACTGATCTTCAGAGAGAACACACTTGCCACTAAAGCCATAGATGAATATATGAAACTGGTTGGACAGAAATACCTCATTGATACACTAG GGGACTTCATCAACCGTCTTTATACGATAATGGAGAGCTGTGAAGTTGACCCTCGTAAATGCCAACCCTCTGACCTCTCAAACAACCAGAAGCACATGAGGGAAACCTGTGAGGAAGTGGTGCAGAAAATTATTAAATTCCATGG agcCTTTCCTGAAGAATTACACAAGATCTTCTCCAGCTGGGTGGAGCTGTGTGAAGACCAGGGCAGACCAGAGATTGGCCAACGTCTCATCTCTGCTTCCCTCTTCCTCCGCTTCCTGTGCCCTGCTATCCTCAGTCCTTCTCTTTTTGGTCTGACACAGCCTTATCCAGAGCCAAACACCTTGCGTACCCTCACTTTAACTGCCAAAGTCATTCAAAATCTGGCCAACTTCACCCT GTTCGGAGACAAAGAGGAGTACATGCTCTTTATGAACGAATTCTTGGAGCAGCACTGGGATGGAATGAGGGGCTTTTTACAAACTGTCTCCAATCCAGACACAGACATCACAATGACTTCCTTTGATGGCTATGTGGATCTGCCTCTGCGCTTGGCTGTGCTACATGGCCTGCTGGTAGACATCATCTATCAGAAGAACCAG GATACGATTGACAAGCTGCACCCACTGCCTTCAATTCTGAACCAGATAACAGAGTCACTGGGCCCTGAAGCACAACGGATCATAGTTAAAAA TGAAACAGGACAAATCAAGCCAATCTATGTCCCTCCTAAAGACTTGAGCAAATACAGCCCTCTCCAATCATCCCTCCAGCAACTTCCTCAGGACTCCAAAGGCCTACGAGATGGGtatgatgt AAGTATGAGAGAAAGGAAGCCTGTCTCCAGAACTCAGAGTGCCCCACACAGACGTCCTGGTCAAACAAAACATGCTCTGAAGAGGCAGATAAGTTCTGAAACTCTGCCAACAGCTGAAAATGAACCTGAGACtcagactgagactgagactgagaccAACCAACCACTTATCTCATCACCAAAAACT AGTGAGAGTATTAAACGTCCACCTGCACCAGTTCCCTGGATCAAAGACATACACAACAGGGAGCCCAGTGAGATGAAGACTGAGAATGAACAATTCAGCTTACTAGATAGG CATGCTCAGGAACTGTCAGAGCTTCGTCTGGGGATAGAGCAGGTGACGGAGCGTGAGCTGGATATGGCAAAGCGGCTTGAAGATTTCATTATTCAAAGCCAGGACCAGAATGCAATGCTGCAGACTGAGGTGAACGAGCTTCGGAATCTGCTTGCTATGCGAGAAGAGCAACTCGCCAGCGCCACCTTCAG GTTGGGTGTGattgaggaggagagggaggaggatgagaggaaactGGGTGTTGCCATTGCAGCAGCTGAGCGAATGAACGTACTg GAGGAGCAGTTTGCAGGCTTGATGAATGAACTTCACCAGCTCAGTGAGGCCCACAACAGTGGCCAAAACAACATACAGAATCCTGAAAGGCCACACATGAACAGCAACTAA
- the rasal3 gene encoding ras GTPase-activating protein nGAP isoform X3, translating to MMGFRRWIVCGGALECSPDHVGLAGGFRSKTQDGGVRARIKRQFDKAKKNSTTQLNTIGLKGNRHYGSRESVSIPVGALGSLNLSADTSTVIRPVHSSILGEKYCFEVINSENTHCFGCSSAAERDRWIEDLRRAAQPNKDNIERTENSLSLWVNEAKDLLPKRRYYCEVHLDGTLFARTSSRSVGKVPNRSSLAGDISTGSSGGQGGSGGVAGGCQLFWGEFFELDNLPCVSQITLHLFREEDPKKKRHSRDETSLHPLGSVAIPLAEIRGRTYQEKWYPITPYKATGTAGKELLGQQASLRIKARFQNLQVLPMEKYKEFAEYVTLDYVEMCRGLEPLLNVKEKEELAGALVHVLQSIGKAKEFLIDLGGAEVQRLGENEALIFRENTLATKAIDEYMKLVGQKYLIDTLGDFINRLYTIMESCEVDPRKCQPSDLSNNQKHMRETCEEVVQKIIKFHGAFPEELHKIFSSWVELCEDQGRPEIGQRLISASLFLRFLCPAILSPSLFGLTQPYPEPNTLRTLTLTAKVIQNLANFTLFGDKEEYMLFMNEFLEQHWDGMRGFLQTVSNPDTDITMTSFDGYVDLPLRLAVLHGLLVDIIYQKNQDTIDKLHPLPSILNQITESLGPEAQRIIVKNETGQIKPIYVPPKDLSKYSPLQSSLQQLPQDSKGLRDGDGRQRRSMRERKPVSRTQSAPHRRPGQTKHALKRQISSETLPTAENEPETQTETETETNQPLISSPKTSESIKRPPAPVPWIKDIHNREPSEMKTENEQFSLLDRHAQELSELRLGIEQVTERELDMAKRLEDFIIQSQDQNAMLQTEVNELRNLLAMREEQLASATFRLGVIEEEREEDERKLGVAIAAAERMNVLEEQFAGLMNELHQLSEAHNSGQNNIQNPERPHMNSN from the exons ATGATGGGATTCAGACGCTGGATTGTTTGTGGCGGGGCTTTGG AATGTAGCCCTGACCATGTGGGCCTGGCCGGAGGCTTTCGATCAAAGACCCAAGATGGCGGTGTGAGG GCACGGATCAAGCGACAATTTGACAAGGCAAAGAAGAATAGCACCACTCAACTGAATACCATTGGACTAAAAGGAAACAG GCACTATGGCTCCCGGGAGTCTGTGTCAATTCCCGTCGGTGCACTAGGAAGTCTGAATCTGAGTGCAGACACCAGCACTGTCATCAGACCGGTCCACAGCTCTATTTTGGGGGAAAAATACTGCTTTGAG GTGATAAACTCTGAGAACACACACTGCTTTGGCTGCTCCTCAGCTGCAGAGCGCGACCGTTGGATTGAAGACCTTAGACGGGCTGCCCAGCCTAACAAG GATAATATTGAGCGCACAGAAAACTCGTTAAGTCTGTGGGTAAATGAAGCTAAGGATCTGCTACCCAAACGGCGTTATTACTGTGAGGTACACCTAGACGGGACCCTATTTGCCCGCACTAGCAGCCGATCTGTTGGCAAGGTACCTAACCGCTCCAGCCTGGCAGGGGACATCTCTACTGGGTCTTCAGGAGGTCAGGGGGGCAGTGGAGGTGTGGCTGGAGGGTGTCAGCTGTTCTGGGGTGAATTCTTTGAGCTAGACAACCTGCCCTGCGTCTCCCAAATCACCCTGCACCTCTTCCGCGAAGAGGACCCCAAAAAAAAGCGTCACTCCCGAGACGAGACCAGTCTGCATCCACTGGGCAGCGTGGCCATACCATTAGCTGAGATCAGAGGTAGGACCTATCAGGAAAAATGGTATCCCATCACTCCATACAAGGCCACTGGCACAGCTGGGAAAGAACTTCTGGGCCAACAGGCTTCCCTTCGCATCAAGGCCCGTTTTCAGAATCTGCAGGTGTTGCCCATGGAGAAATACAAGGAGTTTGCAGAGTATGTGACATTGGATTATGTGGAAATGTGCAGAGGTCTGGAGCCACTTCTCAAtgtgaaggagaaggaagagctAGCAGGAGCTCTGGTTCATGTGCTGCAGAGTATCGGCAAGGCCAAA GAGTTCCTCATTGATTTGGGTGGTGCAGAGGTGCAGCGTCTTGGAGAGAATGAAGCACTGATCTTCAGAGAGAACACACTTGCCACTAAAGCCATAGATGAATATATGAAACTGGTTGGACAGAAATACCTCATTGATACACTAG GGGACTTCATCAACCGTCTTTATACGATAATGGAGAGCTGTGAAGTTGACCCTCGTAAATGCCAACCCTCTGACCTCTCAAACAACCAGAAGCACATGAGGGAAACCTGTGAGGAAGTGGTGCAGAAAATTATTAAATTCCATGG agcCTTTCCTGAAGAATTACACAAGATCTTCTCCAGCTGGGTGGAGCTGTGTGAAGACCAGGGCAGACCAGAGATTGGCCAACGTCTCATCTCTGCTTCCCTCTTCCTCCGCTTCCTGTGCCCTGCTATCCTCAGTCCTTCTCTTTTTGGTCTGACACAGCCTTATCCAGAGCCAAACACCTTGCGTACCCTCACTTTAACTGCCAAAGTCATTCAAAATCTGGCCAACTTCACCCT GTTCGGAGACAAAGAGGAGTACATGCTCTTTATGAACGAATTCTTGGAGCAGCACTGGGATGGAATGAGGGGCTTTTTACAAACTGTCTCCAATCCAGACACAGACATCACAATGACTTCCTTTGATGGCTATGTGGATCTGCCTCTGCGCTTGGCTGTGCTACATGGCCTGCTGGTAGACATCATCTATCAGAAGAACCAG GATACGATTGACAAGCTGCACCCACTGCCTTCAATTCTGAACCAGATAACAGAGTCACTGGGCCCTGAAGCACAACGGATCATAGTTAAAAA TGAAACAGGACAAATCAAGCCAATCTATGTCCCTCCTAAAGACTTGAGCAAATACAGCCCTCTCCAATCATCCCTCCAGCAACTTCCTCAGGACTCCAAAGGCCTACGAGATGG GGATGGCAGACAACGGAGAAGTATGAGAGAAAGGAAGCCTGTCTCCAGAACTCAGAGTGCCCCACACAGACGTCCTGGTCAAACAAAACATGCTCTGAAGAGGCAGATAAGTTCTGAAACTCTGCCAACAGCTGAAAATGAACCTGAGACtcagactgagactgagactgagaccAACCAACCACTTATCTCATCACCAAAAACT AGTGAGAGTATTAAACGTCCACCTGCACCAGTTCCCTGGATCAAAGACATACACAACAGGGAGCCCAGTGAGATGAAGACTGAGAATGAACAATTCAGCTTACTAGATAGG CATGCTCAGGAACTGTCAGAGCTTCGTCTGGGGATAGAGCAGGTGACGGAGCGTGAGCTGGATATGGCAAAGCGGCTTGAAGATTTCATTATTCAAAGCCAGGACCAGAATGCAATGCTGCAGACTGAGGTGAACGAGCTTCGGAATCTGCTTGCTATGCGAGAAGAGCAACTCGCCAGCGCCACCTTCAG GTTGGGTGTGattgaggaggagagggaggaggatgagaggaaactGGGTGTTGCCATTGCAGCAGCTGAGCGAATGAACGTACTg GAGGAGCAGTTTGCAGGCTTGATGAATGAACTTCACCAGCTCAGTGAGGCCCACAACAGTGGCCAAAACAACATACAGAATCCTGAAAGGCCACACATGAACAGCAACTAA